The genomic window ACCGAGGGTTAGAGACACTGCTGGAAGGAGTACTGTGAAATGGTGGAGAACGGGGGAAATGGCGTAAAGGACCTTACGATTATTGGAGGTGGCCCTACGGGGTTGTTTGGGCTTTTCTACGCCGGAGTGCGCCATCTCGATACACAGCTTGTGGAAGCAATGGATGAAATAGGCGGCGCCCTTTCAGCCCTATACGCGGTGAAGAACGTCTACGATATGGCTGGCTTCCCGGCGATCCTCGCCAAGGATCTGGTTGCGGCTTTGCATGAGCAGGCGGACCAGTGGCAATATCCCATATTTCTTTCACAGAAAATAACGGAACTTGAAGAGCGCGACGGCGTCTACGTGCTCCATTCGCAGAGCGGCCAGGAATTCAAGAGCAAGACCGTACTCATTGCCAACGGCAATGGCTCGCTGGCGCCGCGCAAATTGAAGATTCCCGGCATCGAGCCCCTGGAAGACAAGCAGGTCTTCTATACTGTCAAAAACCTGGAAACGTTCCGCGACAAGCGTGTGCTGATCATTGGTGGGGGAGACTCGGCACTCGACTGGGCGCTTGAACTTGAGAAAGTCGCAAAGATGGCGACGCTCATTCACCGCCTGCCGGTCTGGCAGGCGCACGAGGCGACAGTTCGCCAACTCATTTACTCGGAGGTGGACGTGCACTTCCCCCGGCATGAAGCCAGTGAGTTGCACGTAACTGACGGCAAGCTCACGGGAGTCACCATCACGAATCTCACATCGAAAGAGACTTTCGATCTTGAAGTGGACATAATCCTGATTTGCATTGGATTCCTGATGGATACGACTGTCATACGAAAGTGGGGGGTTGACCTTGAAGGCAGGAAGGGCATCAAGGTAGATCCCGCGACGATGGTTACGAGCCGACCCGGTGTCTATGCTGCAGGCGATATTGCCGCTTACGAGGGGAAGATCAATCTGATTGCGTGCGGAGCGTCCGAGGCGGCTATGGCAGTGAATCAAGCAGTGCGGTATATTAACCCCGATGCTCGGCTCGCTCCGGGTCACAGTAGTGATATGGATATCTTTACCAAACGCGATAAGCCGGAGACATAGCCGCCACCACGCGAACACAGTGGAGGACAGCCATTGGCTACGCCACCGAGAGAAGTCGAAAGCGTTGATGCCGCTAAATACGCCGCATTAGCGCGCGAGATTGAGGAGTGCAAGCAAGAGCCGGGCTCGACGCTCGATATGCTTCA from Chloroflexota bacterium includes these protein-coding regions:
- a CDS encoding NAD(P)/FAD-dependent oxidoreductase, with amino-acid sequence MVENGGNGVKDLTIIGGGPTGLFGLFYAGVRHLDTQLVEAMDEIGGALSALYAVKNVYDMAGFPAILAKDLVAALHEQADQWQYPIFLSQKITELEERDGVYVLHSQSGQEFKSKTVLIANGNGSLAPRKLKIPGIEPLEDKQVFYTVKNLETFRDKRVLIIGGGDSALDWALELEKVAKMATLIHRLPVWQAHEATVRQLIYSEVDVHFPRHEASELHVTDGKLTGVTITNLTSKETFDLEVDIILICIGFLMDTTVIRKWGVDLEGRKGIKVDPATMVTSRPGVYAAGDIAAYEGKINLIACGASEAAMAVNQAVRYINPDARLAPGHSSDMDIFTKRDKPET